TTCTTCAACCATCTGTCCGGGTTCAAATTCGCCGAGATTTCCGCCGTCCTGCCCTGACGGACATTCCGAATGAAGCCCGGCCAATTTTTCAAAACTTTGGCCGGATTCTATCTGTTTTTTCAGGTCTTCGCACTTCTCTTTGCTTGAAACCAGGATATGCCTTGCCGTAGCCTTTGCCATTACAACCTCCGCGTGTAGTTTATTATTATAATAGTTCCGCTTCCATTCTGTCTATAGTTTTTTGAACATCATCTATTGTCTTTGATGAAAGTATATTTGACGTCCTGGCTTCGCTGACAAGGCTTTTAAGCGTTGTCAAAAATCTCTTTAGCAGGGTAAGCCGTTTTTTCTGCCACACCTCTTCAGGCTCCAACTCTTCACGTTGTCTGATAAGAGCTGTCAGGTCTTTTTTGACAGAACCGGCGTCTTTGCCCATTTCAAGCACTGATCTTTTTATCTTCGCGTAGTCATCCCGGTTTAGATTTTTTTTGTTACTGGCAAGGCGCAGGACATCAACCGACTCATAGCTGGGCAAGAGCGCCGTGTCCGCTTCATCGTTATAATCTTTTTTAAGATAAAGAGGGTCTTCTTTTTCCAAAAAAGAATATGACCTTAACAGCTTGATGGCCGTCTGTTTACGTATGCCTATCTCTTTCGCTGTATATACTTCAAACTTATCGTAACCCCATCCTTTGTATAATTTATCTTTCCACACGCTGTATAGGGCCTGTGCCAGGTTTATCCATGAGGTCTTGAAATTTTTAGCGGATTCCAGTATGCCATGCCTTATGCCGGACTCTTCAAACTGCGACATCTTTTCTTCTATTATTTTTATGGATTTGGTTTTTATATCGCTCATCTTATGTGCCTGTTTTTCCCGCGGGCTTGTCTAAGTGGAAATATTAGAAAGCGCAGAATAAAAATAAACGCGCGGACCGTGTTGAAAGCGAATCCGCGCGGTCGGGTTTAATGCGGTAGTGCCGGTTTATCCGAGATTACAAACGCTGTTGTCGTTAATAGTAGTTTTCGTCTTCCTTGTCATAGCCGTCATAGTTGTCGCCGCCGGAACTTTCGCCCTTGCCGGCGCTTGAACATTCATTATATTCAGGGCACCGGGGACAGCATTCATCTTTTATCTGATCATCTTCTAAACATTTTTCATAACGTATACATGACTCGCAGCACACAGAAATATCCTCCTTATATTTTTGGCGCCTCCAGCAATTATTTCAAATCAATCTTCCATAGACTCAAGTTCTTCAAACTCTTCAACACGGTCAACAAAGATATCCTTCGCCACGTTTTTCCCGCCCTCTAAAACAATGAATTCAATATCCACAAGATTGCCGGGGGTGATCTGCTGGACTGATTCTACCGAATCAAAGGACGTTTGTTCGTTAATATAGTAGGCGACTTCCTGATCTTCCCCTGTCGCGTAGTCAAATTCTCTTATAAGTATCTGTTCAGGAGAAACGCTCAATACCTCACCGTAAGCATAAAAAGACTGCGCCTCTTCAACAGCCGGAGCAGGTGTGTTTTCCGTCTGGGCATGGAGATATCCTACGCAGAAGCAAAACGTAACAGTAATACACGCTAACAAAATTCTCATAACAGGTTCACCTCCTTTCAATATTTATTATTTTGTATTTTAAAGTGCCAGCAGGCACATTAATCTCAACGGTTTCGTCTTTTTTTCTGCCAAGAAGGGCCTTGCCTACGGGTGAGGATACCGATATCATTCCTTTTGAAAAATCGGATTCAGCTTCGGAAACAAGGGTATAGGATTCATTTTCGCCGGTGTCAATATCCTTAACAGTCACAGTGGCCCCGATAAGGGCTTCGTTTGAGGATATGCGCGATTGGTCAATTATCCTGGCCCTGGCCAATTGATTTTCCAGCTCAAATATCCTTTTCTCATTCATGCCCTGGGCGTCTTTCGCCGCGTCGTATTCGGCGTTTTCGCTTATATCTCCGAGAGCGCGGGCTTTGCCTATCTCTTCAGACAGCTGGCGCCTTTTTTTTGTTTTCAAATATTCAAGCTCATTTTTTAGCTTGGTATAGCCTTGTTGTGTCAGGTAAATATTTTCCATAGCTTTTACCATCTGTTGCGCGTTTTTGAGAGCAGTCTCAAGATTTCAAGATAAAGCCATATTAACGTGACCATCAAGGCAAAGGCGCTATACCACTCCATATACCCCGGAGCATTATACGCGGCGCCTTTTTGGATAAAGTCAAAATCAATTACAAGATTAAGCGCTGCTATAACTACAACAACAGCGCTAAAAACTATTCCCATCGGGGTGGTGCTGTAAATAAACCCCATATTGAACCCAAAAAAACCCATAATCAGGCTCGCCGCGTAAAAAAGCGCTATTCCGCCCGTCGCCGCCATTACCCCGAGCTTAAATCCTTCAGTAGCCCTGATGGCACCGGTCTTATAAGCTATCAACATGCACAGCAGGGTTGATAGAGTCAGCCCTACGGCCTGTATTACTATACCCGGATAACTTGTTTCAAAAAACGCGGATATAGAACCCAATACAATACCCTGCGTTAAGGCGTATATAGGCGCCGTATAAGCGGAGTATTCTTTTTTAAATACCGTTATAATCGCTATTATTAATCCGGCAATGACTGAAGGCAGTAAGAAAGCGGCCGCGGCCGCGGGCCTGTTCCATACAAGGCTGGCTGACAAAATAACAATAAGGGCCATTAAAAAAGCCTTGTTTACTGTTCCTTGTATGGTCATCACTCCGGATGTTTTTGCAAACGCAGGCGAATGGCCGAAAACATCCCCTCTAAGCGCGGGATTGCCTGATCTCATCATGTTCCTGACCTCCTTTTTAACGCGATGCCTTTTACCGCGGCAAACCAGCGCCTTATTCTGATCTGAGCCCTATAGCGCTTTCTGCACAGGCTATATCGTAAAAGTTTCATAAATTTGCCTATAAATAATACCAGTTTAATTATTGGCGGGCGAGAAATTAGAGCATGGTTGTTTTTTGGCGCAAGGTTTTTTATTCGCGCGTTCAGCCTTTTTGGCTTCAACACAGCCCTCTTCTGGGGCATAAGGCGCCTCTTGTGGTTGATTCATCCTGAATTCCGCCCTGCTTTTTTTGTAGCTTGATCTTATCTGTTCTATGCGGGCCTCAATAGCCTGTTTTTCCTTCTGATACTCCATTCTCAACGCGTGTTCTTTGACTTGGGCGTCGGAGAGTATCTGGTTTTTTAATTTGCTTTTATTGGCCATATCGGTAATCTGTTCTATCTGGCTGTTTGCGTCTTCATATATCGCGGCAATACCGGCGTGCAATTTATCTTTCGCCGCCTGCACATCCGCCCTGCATACGTTTATCTCTTCATTATATGCTTCGTATCCGGGGTCACCGGCAAGGCGGTCTATTCTTTTATTCAGGGCCTTTATGGATCTAGAGCATTTTTTGTGTGATTCTTTAAATCCATTGTATTCCTGCCTGACAGGCGCGTATTTGACGTGGAAATCCTGTTTTAACTGTGATTGCCTTCTTTTGGACTCGCGGATAAACGTCTTTTCATCCATGTGAGATTTGCATAATATAAGATCCTGCCTTAATGATATATCCGCTTCATTGAATTCCTTTGTTAGCGCTTTGATCCTCTCCTTATATACCGTTATTTTTTCTTCAAGCTCGGCAAGTTCTTTTTTTGCCGCCTCCAGTTCGCTCGTATAATCGTTCTGTGATAAGGCATAGGAAGCCATGCCGAACAACAGCATACAAACGACAGCAAAGGTTTTTTTAAACATACACCCTCCTTGGTTTAATTTTATAAGATATTTTACCCTCGTATTCCGCGATTTACAAGAAAATTCCGTCATAAGCGTAATATAAATGGCAGTTACCTGCCCGGTTTTTTTATGGCATATAATATTTGTATACCATCTCTGCCAGGGCCGCTATGAATTTTCGTGATTTATAAGAATCTCTGTTTTTGTGTCCGGTAAGGACACATATGAGAAAATTGCCTTTTTCCGTAAATACTATACCGGCGTCATGGCAGACGCCGTTTTCAAGGCCTGTCTTGTGCGCTACTACCGTGCCTTTGGGCAGTTTTGCCGGTATCCTGTTGCGGGTTTTTTGCGTTTTTAATATGCGCAGGCATTCAAGAGAGGCATCCTTGTCAGAGAGGCGGTTTAGGTATATTTTGTCAAGCATTAAGGCGATATCGCCTGCCGTAGTATAATTTTCAATACCCTTATCCCTTAACGCCATATCCATCATCAATCTGGATATATTCGTATTTTTTAATCCGGCCTCTTTCATCCATGAGTTGAGAAAGTCAAAACCAAGAAGCTTTATCAGGATATTTGTCGCGGTATTATCACTTATAGAGACCATCATCTCTATAAGTTCCTTTACGCTGAATTCCTTTCCCGGACGCTGATTTTTTAAGATGCCGGAACCGCCTGTTATATCGCTTCTTTTAAGTTTTACCTTATCGCATAATGAAAAACCTTTTTCCTGCTGGCAGGACAATATGGCCGCCATAATGGGGATTTTTACAATACTGGCGGCGGCAATTTTTATCTCGGGGTTTCTCTTAATCTGCCAGCCCCGGTTATAGTCTTTTATAACAATGCATGCCTGTCCGCGGAAATTTTCACTTTTTTCAAATATGGATTTTTCAAGCTGTAACCACCGCCCCCTCTCTATTTTATACTCCCTGAAGAAATGAAGAGATACCGCTGATATGGATGCCAGGAGTATAATGATTAATGAGGTTTTTATTATGAGACCTCTTTTCAAAGACAGGGTCATTTTGAGCCTGCCGCCTGTTTAGAGATCTCGTGGCAGAATATGGCGCTTGCCATGGCCACATTAAGCGAAAGGGGTTCGCCCTTCATGTTTAGCGTGATGAGCAGGTCAATGTGTTTTAATATGGCCTGTTTTATTCCTTTGCCTTCGGAACCGAGCACAAGCGCGAACGGAACGGGAAACGTGAAATTCGTGATGTCGTGGCCGCCCTCTACAACCGCCGCCGCCATCCAATAACCGGCTGATTTAGCTTTCGTGATAGCATTGAACAGATTGCTTACGACAGCCACAGGCGTGAAATTTTCTCCTCCCGAGGCGACATGTATAACCGTGTCGTTTACCTGACAGCTTGAATGAGCTGGAATGACAACGGCAAAACCGCCAAGGCAGGCGGTAATCCTTAAAATAGAGCCAAGGTTATGGGGATCATTTATATCGTCTAAGAATAATATACACGGCCTGACGGGATTATCCGGGTTTACGATAGCCTCAAGGGGGGTGTATTCAAAACCCGGCACTTCGGCGACAATTCCCTGCAGTCTGTCCGCGTGTTTTATCCTTGAAAGCTCTTTTTCACGGACTACCCTGTAAGGTATCCCGTTTGCCTTCAAAAGCTGGATTATATGAGGGCCATTAAAATTGTCCTGCACATACACGCCTTTAATGGATTTGGGATTGACCCTCAAACGTTCATAAACTGAATTTTTACCGTATAGAAATGTTTTATTGCGGGCCATTTGCCTGCCTTGTCTATCGCGCGCCTGTGTTTTTTTGACGAATTATGGCCAACCTGCCGGCGCCTTACCGGCTGTTTTAGTTTAGTCCATATTGGAAAGGGCTTCTTGTATAATGGGCAAAAGGCACTGCATCTCGGATTTTGACACTCTGCCTAATTTGGCGAATTTTAAATTATCCTGCTGGTCCCTGGACTCTCTTGAGATCTGTATTTTTTTCGGCCCATTGTTGTAAGAATAAACGCTTACGCTTAACCTGCCATTGTCTGTTTCGCATGATTTTGTGAATAACTGCTGGTCTAAACTGCTGTCATACGGCATTTTTTCCTCCTTTTTTATTAAATGGAATATCAGCTTACATTATTGTATGCGGATTGTCAAGGGTATTTGCCGGGTTATATACTTGTGTGTTTTAAGTTAAAGGCTTTTGATGGAAAATACTTTATCATTTTTATGCGCTTTGAAGGGGACCTTTATGCCCACACGCAGGCCTGTTAACGCTGTATGCAGGGGCTTTTTTTCCGACTGCATCTCTTCTATCAGGCAATATTCGGCGGGCGTATGTTTGCCCGATATCAGTATCCTGTCTCCGATTATAAGGGGGCCTTTTTCTATCAAGACATCAGCTACGCTTATCTTTGGAAAAAAACGCATTACCCTGCCGGCGTATATCTTTTCACTGCTTTTACGCGGGCCATTGTTCAATCCCCGGGGTTTGCCAAGATAAAACCCCGCGTCCAGGCCTCTGTTATATGTTGAGTTAAGGCGTTTAAGAAGTGTTTCTTTCAATCCGTCATCCAGCCGGTGCCCATAATATGCCTCCATTGCCTCGCGATAGCAAAGAGTTGTCTCCTTGACGTATTCCGGAGAACGGTTTCTGCCTTCTATCTTGAATACATCCGCTCCTGATTCCATCATTTTTTCAAAAAAAGGCATAACGCACAGGTCCTTGGGGCTTAGCAGATAATCAGGGCCTATCCTGTAACTGCTTTCATTGTCAATGTCCTGGATAAAGAACATGCGCCTGCAGGGTTGTAGGCATTGGCCTCTGTTGGCCGATTTTTTGAACGCTTCATCCGACAAAAAACACCTGCCCGATACGCTTACACACATGGCGCCGTGTATGAATACCTCTATTTGGCATGGTATTTTCTCTTTTTCCATAAAATCAGCGCTCTCCCTTATGCTGTCAAGGCCGCACTCTCTTGCGAGGACAACTCGTTTAGCGCCCGCCAGGGCATAGTATCGCAGGGCGTTTTTATTGGCAATGCCTGCCTGCGTAGACAGATGTATGTCAAGGCCTATGTTATTTGCTATCGGAATAAGCGACATGTCCCAGCATATAACGGCATGGACACCGCATTTTTTCGCCTGGATGAGGATCTTTTCGGCTTTCTCCATCTCACGGTCAAAAATTATTGTATTAAGGGCAAGATAGCCTTTTTTATCTTTGGAACGCAAAAAATCCATCACCTTATTGAGTTCAAGTATATCAAAATTATCAGCCCCCTGCCTCATATTCAGTCCTTTAACCCCAAAATAAACACTGTCAGCTCCGGCTGTGACGGCTGTTCTAAGACAGCACCAGTTGCCCGCGGGCGCTGAAAGTTCCACCCTTTTTGGTTTTATTGACTGGATTTTTTTTCTCATGATTTACCGTTAATTCAGGTTTTCGCTTTAAAGCCATTTAAATGTGTTATGCTGTTAAGGCTTCTTTTGGGGACATTTAAGACATTATTATTATCAAGAAAATATTTAACACAGCCGTTGAATCTTACCGGCTTTGAAGGCATATTGGCCTGGCCCAGGGCTATAACAGAATCAAGGTTTATGCCTCCGGGCAGTTTGAACAGGCGCCTTAATTTTTCTTTATCAATAGCTCCCAGCCAACAGCTGGCTATATTATCCGCCTGCGCTGTCAGCATGATATTTTCCGCCGCGGCTCCTATATCACGCAGGTCAGGCGCAAGGTTTTTGGCGCCGGGTAAGGCTAATTTGGATAAATTAACGAGTATTATGATGTATGCTTTAGGCTTGTCTTTTTGACCGGGGTTTAGCCTTGGGCTAAGATATCCTGCCCATTGCAGGTGTTTGAATATTTTTTCGCGCAAGGATGCCGATGTGACAATGATAAATTCCAGTATTTGCATATTACCCGCGCTTGGCGCCAGTCTCGCGGCATTTACCATGCGCCGCAGGTTTTTTATGCCGACCGGCTTATTGCCAAAACTGCGTATTGACCTTCTGTTTAATATAGCCTCGTAGGCGTTCATATGGGCCCTTTGTTTAGGACGACGGATCATGACGCGTAAAGTATCATAAAAAACCCGCAGGCTGATTGCGCAAGCGCCATAAGCCTAAAAAAAAGAACCGGTTGTTTTCGGATAAATCCGGATATCTTTTGTGAAAATTTAGATTTTACAAAAAAGGCAAGCTTAACTATCAGGAGAACGCAGATAATTATTATGAATTTAATCCATACCCCGTCAGCCTTTAACCATATTTTTATGAATACCGCTATCAAAACAGCCGTAAAGGCAAACAGATAATTTCTTATTATTCTTTTGCTCTTTTTTTGGATACGCCAGCGTAAAATTTGCGGAAATAAAAACAGCGCAATGCCTAAGAGAAGCCATGCCCATCCGATAATCCTGATTATCATAACAACCTCTAAAAGAGCGGTTTGCCCGTTTTGCCTAATCTTTTATCGCGCGGAATAGTTCTTCTATCATCAAGAATATTTTTTTAAAATCACCCGCGGCAATCAGGTCTTTTTTGAAGATGCTTTCTCCGAAGGCAGCCGCGGAGGCCCCGCTGGCGAAATACTGCTTTATATTATCTTTATTAATGCCGCCGCAGGCGAGCAGTTCAATATGGTTAAAAGGGCCTTTGAGGTCATTAAAATATGCCGCGCCCACGGTTCTCGCGGGAAAGACCTTTACCATGGCGCATCCCGACTTGTAGGCGCCATAAACCTCCGCGGGAGTCAGCGCTCCCGGGAAATGAGGTATTGAATTTTTGGCGCAATAATCGCAAACCTCATTTATAAGGCATGGCGATACTATGAACTCTGCCCCCGCCTTCACCGCCTCGTTTAACGCGCCCGTATCCAGGACCGTTCCTGCTCCGACAAATAACCTGCCGCGGGCTTTATCGCGGGCGTGCTTTATCAAAAGAGGCGCGTCGGCCGTGTTCATTGTAATTTCAATGGCCCGCAATCCCGCCGCGGCCGATGCCTCAATTACCGGTTCAACCGCGCTGTAATGTATGCCCCGAAGTATGCCCAAAAGAGGGTATTTTTTAAAAACCGCGATATCCATGTGGCCTTGTGTTAATCAGCGGCCGTGTCTCTTACCGCTTCGTAAAATTTTCTGTAATTGTCTTTTTCGGGCGTTTTCCTGAATGCCATAGCCGCCTTGGGGTGTTCGTTAAACATGCCGGCGATGGCATATGGGATAATATAGCCCCACTCTATTGTGTTTTTGAGAGCGATGAATTCTTCGGATATTATGTCAAGCACCGGCCTGATGTCAAACTTGGGATTTTTCAGAAATCCCACAAGCAATTCAAGCGGACAGTTGCCGGCGGCCCTTCCGATGCCGTATATTGTAGCATCCATGAAATTGGCATCATGTATAATGGCCTCTATGGTATTGGCAAAGGCAAGCTGTTGGTTGTTATGCCCGTGGAATCCGATTTCTTTGGTTTTCAGCCGTGCCTTAAATTTTTTTACAAGGTCTTCGGTGGATTCCTGGTAAAGCGCGCCGAAGCTGTCAACGATATAAACCGCGTCGGCGCTTGATTCAGCTTCAATCTGGTCCAGCGCCTCATCCAGGGCCGCCCCCTGGTCCCTGGATATGGCCATTATGTTAAAAGTGGTTTCATACCCTTTCTGGGCGAAATGGTTGACCATGAATATGGCCTTATCAATGTCTTTTACATAACAGGCAACGCGTATCATGTCAACGGGGCTCTTGTCTTTTGGCTTGACATCATCAAGGTCCACCCTGCCGACGTCAACCATGACAGATATCTTTGAGCCTTTGCCCGCGAGGCCTATGACCTGTTCTATTATTTCATCCTCGCAGAACTTCCATAACCCGTATTCATTACCGGGAAACAGCCTCCTTGAGTTTTTGTATCCAAGTTCAACGTAATCAATGCCCGCCGCGGAAAGGGCGTGGTAGATTTTTTTTACGAAATCTATGCTGAAATTGTGGTTATTGATGAGCCCGCCGTCGCGGATAGTGCAGTCAAGCACCTTTATCTTGTCTCTGAACATATTGCCTCCGTTTATTTGCTTCGTGTTTCCTGATAATATACCGCTATTACGGCCCGCTTTCAAGCAAAAAAATAAAGACGGCTGTTTAGTCCAGGGTATCCTGAACCGCGCAACCGTCTTTACAAAACCGGAAATACTTTACCCGGTTATATCTTTACCACATTCTTGGCTTGTTCGCCTTTTGGGCCTTGTTCTATTTCAAACTCAACATCCTGGCCTTCTTCAAGCGACTTGTATCCCTCACCCTGAAGAGCGCTGTAATGAACGAATACGTCCTTACCGTCTTCAGGAGTAATGAAACCATAGCCTTTTTGGTTATTAAACCATTTAACTTTGCCTTTTGCCATTACTCACTAACCTCCTTTCATAAGAATTTAATGCTAGTAAATAATGGCACAGACTAAAAATCCGCAAGGCGAACTGTTTCTTTACCTTGCGGCTACAAACATTTCTACTGCCTTATTTACTTTCATTATCATTTTACTGTATTGAAGTGGTTCTGTCAACAAAAAAAACAGTTTTTCCCAAAAATTTTTTATTTTGGTATTCTTACCAGAGTTTGAGCCAAAAACAGTCGTTTCATCGTTTTGCGTCACGGCCGCGCCATCAGCGGACAAGCATTTATGTAAATGATCCTTAATGTAATTTTACCCCTAAGCCGGTAGTCTGTCAAGCGCCATCAGCAATGTTGATGAAAAAAAATGAACGCAATGCTTTTATAGCGATGTCTTGAGTATGGATAATATATCGTCTTGATCCAATGGCACAAATGAACCCAAATGAGCGTTTCTACCCGCTATGTTCTTTGCCATTTCTTCAAGTCCGCGTTCATCAATACCCATCTGCCGAAGATTAGACGGCATGCCAAGCGAATTGAAAAACTCTCTTGTTCTATCAATGGCATAGTTGGCTATCTCCGGTAAGCTGTTTCGTGTTTCAGCAGACCAGATATTCCGTCCGTAATCGGCAAACCTGCAGGCTGTTTCCTTGCTAAGCACGTGCCGCATCCAGTTTGGCACTATGACGGACAGCCCCGCGCCATGGCTGATATCATAAACAGCGCTTATCTCATGCTCTATGCCGTGAGACGACCAGTCTGTTATCCTGCCGGCGCCGAGAAGGCCGTTTAATGCCAGTGTTCCCGCCCACATGATATTCGCCCTGGCATCGTAGTTTTGTTTTTCTTTAATGACTACCGGAGCGTATTTTATGCACACATTAAGTATGCCTTCGCAGAGCCTGTCCTGGACGTCGCATGCCGGGGTGCGGCTGAAATACTGCTCA
This sequence is a window from Candidatus Omnitrophota bacterium. Protein-coding genes within it:
- a CDS encoding peptidylprolyl isomerase yields the protein MAKATARHILVSSKEKCEDLKKQIESGQSFEKLAGLHSECPSGQDGGNLGEFEPGQMVEEFDEIVFSKEIGKVYGPIKTEFGYHLIEIISRSE
- the greA gene encoding transcription elongation factor GreA — protein: MENIYLTQQGYTKLKNELEYLKTKKRRQLSEEIGKARALGDISENAEYDAAKDAQGMNEKRIFELENQLARARIIDQSRISSNEALIGATVTVKDIDTGENESYTLVSEAESDFSKGMISVSSPVGKALLGRKKDETVEINVPAGTLKYKIINIERR
- a CDS encoding Bax inhibitor-1/YccA family protein, whose amino-acid sequence is MMRSGNPALRGDVFGHSPAFAKTSGVMTIQGTVNKAFLMALIVILSASLVWNRPAAAAAFLLPSVIAGLIIAIITVFKKEYSAYTAPIYALTQGIVLGSISAFFETSYPGIVIQAVGLTLSTLLCMLIAYKTGAIRATEGFKLGVMAATGGIALFYAASLIMGFFGFNMGFIYSTTPMGIVFSAVVVVIAALNLVIDFDFIQKGAAYNAPGYMEWYSAFALMVTLIWLYLEILRLLSKTRNRW
- a CDS encoding class A beta-lactamase-related serine hydrolase, with the protein product MTLSLKRGLIIKTSLIIILLASISAVSLHFFREYKIERGRWLQLEKSIFEKSENFRGQACIVIKDYNRGWQIKRNPEIKIAAASIVKIPIMAAILSCQQEKGFSLCDKVKLKRSDITGGSGILKNQRPGKEFSVKELIEMMVSISDNTATNILIKLLGFDFLNSWMKEAGLKNTNISRLMMDMALRDKGIENYTTAGDIALMLDKIYLNRLSDKDASLECLRILKTQKTRNRIPAKLPKGTVVAHKTGLENGVCHDAGIVFTEKGNFLICVLTGHKNRDSYKSRKFIAALAEMVYKYYMP
- a CDS encoding RNA methyltransferase; translated protein: MARNKTFLYGKNSVYERLRVNPKSIKGVYVQDNFNGPHIIQLLKANGIPYRVVREKELSRIKHADRLQGIVAEVPGFEYTPLEAIVNPDNPVRPCILFLDDINDPHNLGSILRITACLGGFAVVIPAHSSCQVNDTVIHVASGGENFTPVAVVSNLFNAITKAKSAGYWMAAAVVEGGHDITNFTFPVPFALVLGSEGKGIKQAILKHIDLLITLNMKGEPLSLNVAMASAIFCHEISKQAAGSK
- a CDS encoding U32 family peptidase, which gives rise to MRKKIQSIKPKRVELSAPAGNWCCLRTAVTAGADSVYFGVKGLNMRQGADNFDILELNKVMDFLRSKDKKGYLALNTIIFDREMEKAEKILIQAKKCGVHAVICWDMSLIPIANNIGLDIHLSTQAGIANKNALRYYALAGAKRVVLARECGLDSIRESADFMEKEKIPCQIEVFIHGAMCVSVSGRCFLSDEAFKKSANRGQCLQPCRRMFFIQDIDNESSYRIGPDYLLSPKDLCVMPFFEKMMESGADVFKIEGRNRSPEYVKETTLCYREAMEAYYGHRLDDGLKETLLKRLNSTYNRGLDAGFYLGKPRGLNNGPRKSSEKIYAGRVMRFFPKISVADVLIEKGPLIIGDRILISGKHTPAEYCLIEEMQSEKKPLHTALTGLRVGIKVPFKAHKNDKVFSIKSL
- a CDS encoding nitroreductase family protein; amino-acid sequence: MNAYEAILNRRSIRSFGNKPVGIKNLRRMVNAARLAPSAGNMQILEFIIVTSASLREKIFKHLQWAGYLSPRLNPGQKDKPKAYIIILVNLSKLALPGAKNLAPDLRDIGAAAENIMLTAQADNIASCWLGAIDKEKLRRLFKLPGGINLDSVIALGQANMPSKPVRFNGCVKYFLDNNNVLNVPKRSLNSITHLNGFKAKT
- a CDS encoding bifunctional 4-hydroxy-2-oxoglutarate aldolase/2-dehydro-3-deoxy-phosphogluconate aldolase; translation: MDIAVFKKYPLLGILRGIHYSAVEPVIEASAAAGLRAIEITMNTADAPLLIKHARDKARGRLFVGAGTVLDTGALNEAVKAGAEFIVSPCLINEVCDYCAKNSIPHFPGALTPAEVYGAYKSGCAMVKVFPARTVGAAYFNDLKGPFNHIELLACGGINKDNIKQYFASGASAAAFGESIFKKDLIAAGDFKKIFLMIEELFRAIKD
- a CDS encoding aldolase catalytic domain-containing protein translates to MFRDKIKVLDCTIRDGGLINNHNFSIDFVKKIYHALSAAGIDYVELGYKNSRRLFPGNEYGLWKFCEDEIIEQVIGLAGKGSKISVMVDVGRVDLDDVKPKDKSPVDMIRVACYVKDIDKAIFMVNHFAQKGYETTFNIMAISRDQGAALDEALDQIEAESSADAVYIVDSFGALYQESTEDLVKKFKARLKTKEIGFHGHNNQQLAFANTIEAIIHDANFMDATIYGIGRAAGNCPLELLVGFLKNPKFDIRPVLDIISEEFIALKNTIEWGYIIPYAIAGMFNEHPKAAMAFRKTPEKDNYRKFYEAVRDTAAD
- a CDS encoding cold-shock protein; protein product: MAKGKVKWFNNQKGYGFITPEDGKDVFVHYSALQGEGYKSLEEGQDVEFEIEQGPKGEQAKNVVKI